The Microbacterium limosum genome contains a region encoding:
- a CDS encoding glycosyltransferase family protein, protein MTGRDTLRDAVVAARSTLRRARNHALTRPLVEALDRFWWARTIRRSHLVDLDVARMQGGYRSRRAAVRAYVRGGFRRGMVINPLLSEELVAGQFSDVGRVPALYAYLVNDATRIRLSVSWSPDRGVREEDPGSSPARPLEEAWREGRSGGRMALGTDGLRRDIPWSDILLAARAAADRRRFVQLQSAGDAPFTLVFEVGDREDDLAYMLDQVVTLVADTSARVIFAHRGTSFSAWLDTTLLALWLPGVEVVRWDPDVVDEARTYAPVVVRGAGAEVTAADLGALADAAHTRECAPLWLAPDGTIVSAGVVFDGGERVHLLAGHPSEDASVLPESTEVAQIVGTTYGAPRTGHVGSAPTTLTRVRVFAPGQPPAEAPPGRHPTGPDVRSLLAPAFVLGRRGQAGPALIRTSSEHTLADGTVVPRLRWAIKTAAPAGRNAEYWGDTHFARGIAAALRRLGQEVVVDSYAARARRSAYLDDVELALRGPEPFDAPRAPHSILWIISHPDEVTHQEVAAFDHVFAASHSWAESATRSFGRRIEPLLQCTDPRRFAPSGIARTSEIVFVGTARGIIRPSVVEPIRAGIPVSVYGPDWTGYIPAANVRSRSIPNDLLPRVYESAGVVLNDHWPAMKRAGFVSNRLFDVVAAGGRAVSDEVAGITDLFGGAVVTYQRIPELLSILREDLSTVFPNAERLAAISESIRRDHSFDARASEMLSRVLER, encoded by the coding sequence GTGACGGGACGCGACACGCTCCGAGATGCCGTCGTCGCGGCACGATCGACGCTGAGAAGAGCGCGCAATCACGCACTCACACGTCCTCTCGTCGAAGCACTCGACCGGTTCTGGTGGGCCCGGACCATCCGACGCTCGCACCTCGTCGACCTCGACGTCGCGCGGATGCAGGGAGGCTACCGCTCACGAAGAGCCGCCGTTCGAGCCTACGTACGCGGCGGATTCCGCCGCGGCATGGTCATCAACCCCCTTCTGTCCGAGGAGCTCGTAGCGGGCCAGTTCTCAGACGTCGGGCGCGTTCCCGCACTCTATGCGTACCTGGTGAACGACGCCACGCGAATCCGGCTCAGCGTGAGCTGGTCGCCCGACCGCGGCGTGCGGGAGGAGGACCCGGGATCATCTCCTGCCCGGCCGCTGGAAGAGGCATGGCGCGAGGGGCGTTCGGGCGGGCGGATGGCGCTCGGCACGGACGGTCTCCGGAGGGACATCCCCTGGAGCGACATACTCCTCGCGGCGCGCGCGGCGGCCGACCGCCGCCGGTTCGTGCAGTTGCAGTCGGCCGGGGACGCACCGTTCACCCTCGTGTTCGAGGTCGGGGACCGCGAAGACGACCTCGCTTACATGCTCGATCAGGTCGTCACTCTCGTGGCCGACACAAGCGCCCGGGTCATCTTCGCGCACCGCGGCACCTCCTTCTCGGCCTGGCTGGACACGACGCTGCTGGCGCTCTGGCTTCCCGGTGTCGAGGTGGTTCGATGGGATCCAGATGTGGTCGACGAGGCTCGAACCTACGCCCCGGTCGTCGTGCGCGGGGCGGGCGCGGAGGTGACGGCAGCTGATCTCGGCGCGCTCGCGGACGCCGCCCACACCAGGGAATGCGCACCCCTGTGGCTTGCTCCCGATGGGACCATCGTCTCGGCGGGCGTTGTCTTCGACGGCGGCGAGCGGGTCCACCTGCTCGCCGGACACCCTTCGGAGGATGCGTCCGTCCTACCGGAGTCGACCGAGGTCGCTCAGATCGTCGGCACCACCTACGGGGCGCCGCGCACGGGTCATGTCGGGTCAGCGCCCACGACGCTGACACGCGTCCGGGTGTTCGCCCCCGGGCAGCCACCCGCCGAAGCCCCACCCGGCCGCCACCCGACGGGGCCGGATGTTCGCTCGCTGCTCGCTCCCGCCTTCGTCCTCGGCCGACGAGGACAAGCGGGCCCCGCGCTCATCCGAACCTCGTCTGAGCACACCTTGGCGGATGGGACGGTCGTACCGCGCTTGCGCTGGGCCATCAAGACCGCCGCACCGGCGGGGCGAAACGCCGAGTACTGGGGAGACACTCACTTCGCGAGAGGAATCGCCGCGGCGCTCAGACGACTGGGGCAGGAGGTCGTCGTGGACTCGTACGCCGCTCGGGCGCGGCGCAGTGCGTACCTGGACGACGTCGAACTCGCCCTGCGCGGCCCGGAGCCCTTCGACGCACCCCGCGCACCTCACTCCATACTGTGGATCATCAGCCACCCGGACGAGGTGACCCACCAGGAGGTCGCGGCCTTCGACCATGTCTTCGCGGCATCGCATTCGTGGGCGGAGTCGGCGACGCGCAGCTTCGGTCGGCGGATCGAACCGCTGCTCCAGTGCACGGACCCGCGGCGGTTCGCACCGTCGGGAATCGCGCGCACCTCGGAGATCGTCTTCGTCGGAACGGCGCGGGGAATCATCCGCCCCTCCGTCGTCGAGCCGATCCGTGCCGGGATTCCCGTCTCGGTCTATGGGCCCGACTGGACCGGGTACATCCCCGCCGCCAACGTCCGGTCTCGCAGCATCCCGAACGATCTGCTGCCCCGCGTATACGAGTCGGCCGGAGTCGTGTTGAACGATCACTGGCCGGCGATGAAGCGTGCCGGATTCGTATCGAACCGTCTCTTCGATGTCGTTGCGGCGGGCGGACGAGCGGTGAGCGACGAGGTCGCCGGAATCACAGACCTCTTCGGGGGTGCGGTCGTGACCTATCAGCGGATACCGGAGCTCCTGAGCATCCTGCGGGAGGATCTCTCCACGGTCTTCCCGAATGCGGAGCGCTTGGCCGCGATCAGCGAGAGCATCCGTCGAGACCAC
- a CDS encoding lipopolysaccharide biosynthesis protein, translating into MNPPPPLWRRLAGFTMLPAIAAVSPLLVLPAVSRSAGPDGWASAIAGEAVGTFAAIAVAYGWTTIGPALVAIAPDDPARGTLYREALVVRLLTALVVLPLMAVVCVLVASPGWELLAVLMGLQGALIALSFTWFAVGIGSPGAIAGFDALPRLGVAIIAAIAIAAQGPVELYPVAGIVVTVAGTALYTRRILRDYRGRWPAASRIPSLFRTGAPVALNDAALGAYSAVPTPLVNVLSPGVAAAGFASADKLLKLGTFLPYTLANALQSWSAEVSGPARARRLKIALSAHGAFGLAGWIVLGAAGAAVSGLLFGEQAAASTDVVVVLGFAFALFSLRTSMTRHVLFPAGGARTVMTATLVGTVIGVPAMVILTMTVGPLGAAVGYALTELISTALLAYPTAVHVRRTEKEGQEKT; encoded by the coding sequence ATGAACCCTCCCCCTCCCCTGTGGCGACGGCTTGCCGGCTTCACAATGCTGCCGGCGATCGCCGCGGTGTCGCCCCTCCTGGTTCTCCCCGCCGTCTCACGAAGTGCCGGCCCCGACGGGTGGGCGAGCGCGATCGCCGGCGAGGCGGTCGGAACGTTCGCGGCCATCGCCGTCGCCTACGGGTGGACCACGATAGGTCCCGCACTTGTCGCGATCGCGCCGGATGACCCTGCTCGCGGCACGCTCTACCGAGAGGCGCTGGTCGTACGCCTCCTGACCGCCCTCGTCGTCCTTCCCCTCATGGCCGTGGTCTGTGTGCTGGTCGCATCGCCGGGGTGGGAGCTGCTGGCCGTCCTGATGGGTCTGCAAGGCGCCCTCATCGCACTTTCGTTCACGTGGTTCGCCGTCGGCATCGGTTCGCCCGGAGCGATCGCCGGGTTCGATGCGCTGCCGCGTCTCGGCGTCGCGATCATCGCAGCGATCGCGATCGCGGCGCAGGGGCCGGTCGAGCTCTACCCCGTGGCGGGGATCGTCGTCACCGTCGCGGGGACGGCCCTGTATACGCGACGCATTCTCCGCGACTACCGCGGACGGTGGCCCGCTGCCTCGCGCATCCCCTCGCTCTTCCGCACCGGCGCGCCCGTGGCGCTCAACGATGCCGCGCTCGGCGCCTATTCAGCGGTCCCCACTCCGCTGGTGAACGTTCTCTCGCCGGGGGTCGCCGCCGCCGGCTTCGCCTCCGCCGACAAGTTGCTCAAGCTCGGCACGTTCCTGCCCTACACACTTGCGAACGCTCTGCAGAGCTGGAGCGCCGAAGTGAGCGGCCCCGCCCGTGCCCGGCGCCTGAAGATCGCGCTGTCGGCCCATGGGGCATTCGGGCTGGCCGGATGGATCGTGCTCGGCGCGGCGGGGGCCGCCGTGAGCGGTCTCCTCTTCGGCGAGCAGGCGGCAGCCTCCACCGACGTCGTCGTCGTGCTGGGCTTCGCCTTCGCGCTGTTCTCGCTGCGTACCTCGATGACGCGCCACGTGCTCTTCCCCGCGGGCGGGGCGCGTACGGTGATGACAGCCACGCTGGTGGGTACGGTCATCGGTGTGCCGGCGATGGTCATCCTGACCATGACCGTAGGTCCCCTGGGCGCCGCGGTCGGCTACGCATTAACAGAACTCATCTCGACGGCTCTGCTGGCGTACCCCACGGCCGTGCACGTACGCCGCACGGAGAAGGAAGGACAGGAGAAGACGTGA
- a CDS encoding glycosyltransferase family 4 protein, with amino-acid sequence MRIVVDLLGYTGGRGGTETYARELLRRLPDRVPEADWVALANDVGAERVEAFFPGTVRVSRSVRDGKVGWAAGEVFLAERTARRVGGDLLWTPQNFGPVVRGMPRVATIHDVIYDEVRGAAAERISRGVTSWLMGRSARTADAVITISQAARRSIIERLKVDPSRIRVVHNGASAPPLQPGPDAPSAWEIPGRRSVVLSVGNRMPHKNFDGLLRAIAAIDPSRRPYTVIPGADPSSDPLRPLIETLGLQADVLLPGWVSDAELEALYAVADVYVCPSLAEGFGLPIIDAMARGCRVVAHDIPVLREVGGDVATYADARRPSALAEAILGATGTPPSVAERSRAAAHAATFSWDSAAAETAEVLTETCTSARR; translated from the coding sequence GTGCGGATCGTCGTAGACCTTCTCGGTTACACGGGCGGGCGAGGGGGGACGGAGACCTACGCCCGCGAGCTTCTGCGCCGCCTGCCCGATCGCGTTCCCGAGGCCGATTGGGTTGCGCTCGCCAATGACGTCGGGGCGGAACGCGTGGAGGCCTTCTTCCCCGGGACCGTGCGTGTCTCACGGTCTGTGAGGGACGGAAAGGTCGGCTGGGCGGCCGGCGAGGTCTTCCTGGCGGAACGCACGGCGCGGCGGGTCGGAGGCGACCTGCTGTGGACCCCTCAGAACTTCGGACCCGTCGTGCGGGGGATGCCCCGCGTCGCCACCATCCACGATGTCATCTACGACGAGGTGCGCGGCGCCGCCGCGGAGCGGATCTCCCGCGGGGTCACGTCATGGCTCATGGGAAGATCGGCCCGCACCGCCGACGCGGTCATCACCATCTCGCAGGCCGCACGCCGGTCGATCATCGAGCGTCTGAAGGTCGACCCGAGCCGGATCCGGGTCGTGCACAACGGCGCCAGCGCGCCCCCGCTGCAACCCGGCCCCGACGCGCCGAGCGCGTGGGAGATCCCGGGCCGCCGCTCGGTCGTGCTGAGCGTCGGAAACCGCATGCCCCACAAGAACTTCGACGGTCTGCTCCGAGCCATCGCCGCGATCGACCCTTCGCGGCGCCCGTACACGGTGATCCCCGGCGCGGACCCGAGCAGCGACCCCCTTCGCCCGCTGATCGAGACTCTCGGCCTGCAGGCCGATGTGCTCCTGCCCGGCTGGGTGTCGGACGCGGAGCTGGAGGCCCTGTATGCCGTGGCGGACGTATACGTCTGCCCGTCCCTGGCGGAAGGCTTCGGACTCCCGATCATCGATGCGATGGCACGGGGCTGCCGCGTCGTGGCTCATGACATCCCTGTTCTGCGCGAAGTCGGCGGGGACGTCGCGACGTACGCGGATGCCCGACGGCCCTCCGCGCTGGCCGAAGCGATCCTCGGCGCGACCGGCACCCCACCGTCCGTCGCGGAGAGGAGCCGCGCAGCGGCGCACGCAGCGACGTTCAGCTGGGACAGCGCCGCCGCGGAGACGGCCGAGGTCCTCACCGAGACGTGCACGAGTGCGCGCCGATGA
- a CDS encoding glycosyltransferase family 2 protein, whose amino-acid sequence MDGLPERNSLELTILMPCLNEAETLEVCIRKAQGFLERTGIAGEVLVSDNGSTDGSQHIARRLGARVVPASRRGYGAALIEGVEQARGRYIIMGDADDSYDFTSLEPFVDRLRGGADLVMGNRFRGGIADGAMPPLHKYLGNPVLSGIGQLFFRPNIGDFHCGLRGFNRDRIAALDLQTTGMEFASEMVVKASLSRYRIEEVPTTLKKDGRSRPPHLRSWHDGWRHLRFLLLFSPRWLFIYPGLVAFLLGALAVGILAVGPVRIGDIGFDVTTMVYATALCVIGYQSLLFAWLTKLYATQEAFLPASPRYRSIISRWSSERGLLVGLALFVAGILVGIVQVIRWGGLDFGAQDAAEVVRIALPSALGLMLGFQTIMMSFFAGVLTIPRRESPPEAIIES is encoded by the coding sequence ATGGACGGTCTTCCTGAACGGAACTCTCTCGAACTGACCATCCTGATGCCGTGCCTCAACGAGGCGGAGACCCTCGAGGTGTGCATCCGGAAGGCACAGGGATTCCTGGAGCGCACAGGCATCGCCGGTGAGGTCCTCGTCTCCGACAACGGCAGCACCGACGGCTCGCAGCACATCGCGCGTCGTCTGGGCGCCCGTGTCGTACCAGCCAGTCGTCGCGGGTACGGCGCCGCGCTCATCGAGGGCGTCGAGCAGGCCCGCGGCCGCTACATCATCATGGGCGACGCCGACGACAGCTACGACTTCACCTCCCTCGAGCCGTTCGTCGACCGGCTCCGCGGCGGCGCCGACCTCGTGATGGGCAACCGCTTCCGCGGCGGCATCGCAGACGGAGCCATGCCTCCCCTTCACAAGTACCTCGGAAATCCCGTGCTCTCGGGAATCGGCCAGCTCTTCTTCCGTCCGAACATCGGCGACTTCCACTGCGGCCTGCGCGGGTTCAATCGCGACCGCATCGCGGCGCTCGACCTGCAGACGACCGGCATGGAGTTCGCCTCCGAGATGGTCGTCAAGGCGTCGCTCTCCCGCTACCGCATCGAGGAAGTGCCGACGACGCTGAAGAAGGACGGACGCTCTCGACCCCCGCATCTGCGCAGCTGGCACGACGGATGGCGACACCTCCGTTTCCTCCTGCTCTTCTCGCCGCGCTGGCTCTTCATCTACCCCGGTCTCGTCGCCTTCCTCCTCGGAGCCCTGGCCGTCGGCATCCTGGCGGTCGGCCCGGTGCGGATCGGCGACATCGGCTTCGACGTGACGACGATGGTCTACGCGACGGCGCTGTGCGTCATCGGATATCAATCGCTGCTGTTCGCCTGGTTGACCAAGCTCTACGCCACGCAGGAGGCCTTCCTACCCGCGAGCCCCCGCTACCGGTCGATCATCTCGAGGTGGTCGTCGGAGCGCGGCCTGTTGGTCGGTCTCGCGCTCTTCGTCGCGGGCATCCTCGTCGGGATCGTGCAGGTCATCCGCTGGGGCGGCCTGGACTTCGGGGCGCAGGACGCCGCCGAAGTCGTACGGATCGCGCTCCCCAGCGCACTCGGACTCATGCTCGGGTTCCAGACGATCATGATGAGCTTCTTCGCCGGTGTGCTGACGATCCCGCGACGCGAGTCGCCGCCCGAAGCCATCATCGAGTCCTGA
- a CDS encoding glycosyltransferase family 4 protein translates to MSPLSIAIAYDCLFPATTGGGERQYRAFAEDLVRRGHRVTYLTADWGSAADDASFDVEKVCGRLRLYDERGVRRTAAALSYAFGLYRRLRRDRDRFNAVIVSGLPVFNVFAARMALRGSTTRVLIDYLEVWGRAQWQEYAGPLTGTVGWVLQRTAIALTPVATCHSQLSARRLRAERLRGELLVSPGLIDRALEVTPRLERTDPPFALYVGRHIPDKRVEHIPAAVAAARQSVPGLHLVILGEGSSTPAVRRAIDSAASEEWTDMPGFVSERELHDLLARAACLVHPSRREGYGLVVVEAAAHGTPSVLVADEGNAATELIEPGVNGYIAASVEPGTLGEAIVRAVRQGDELRRTTRAWYEEAVEDRTIARTVDAILDAIQRPHTSRRRARRAGKDPDGRSS, encoded by the coding sequence GTGTCCCCCTTGAGCATCGCCATCGCGTACGACTGCCTCTTCCCCGCCACCACCGGAGGCGGGGAGCGGCAGTACCGTGCGTTCGCCGAGGACCTCGTCCGCCGCGGTCATCGTGTCACCTACCTCACTGCCGATTGGGGGTCCGCGGCCGACGATGCTTCCTTCGACGTGGAGAAGGTGTGCGGACGACTTCGTCTCTACGATGAGCGCGGCGTGCGCCGCACTGCCGCCGCCCTCTCGTACGCCTTCGGGCTCTACCGCAGGCTGAGGCGCGACCGTGACCGCTTCAACGCGGTCATCGTGAGCGGGCTGCCCGTCTTCAACGTGTTCGCCGCCCGGATGGCTCTGCGCGGATCCACCACCCGGGTCCTCATCGACTACCTGGAGGTCTGGGGTCGCGCTCAGTGGCAGGAGTACGCGGGCCCGCTGACCGGAACCGTCGGGTGGGTCCTCCAGCGGACCGCGATCGCACTCACACCCGTCGCCACGTGTCACTCGCAGCTCTCCGCGCGGCGACTGCGCGCCGAACGCCTGCGTGGGGAGCTGCTCGTCAGCCCCGGGCTCATCGACAGGGCGCTCGAGGTGACCCCGCGACTCGAACGGACCGACCCGCCCTTCGCCCTCTACGTCGGCCGCCACATTCCCGACAAGCGTGTCGAGCACATCCCCGCCGCCGTGGCAGCGGCGCGACAGAGCGTTCCCGGTCTTCACCTCGTGATCCTCGGTGAGGGGTCGTCCACCCCCGCCGTCCGTCGCGCCATCGATTCCGCAGCGTCCGAGGAATGGACGGACATGCCGGGATTCGTATCGGAGCGGGAACTCCACGACCTCCTCGCCCGCGCAGCATGTCTCGTGCATCCGTCCCGCCGGGAAGGCTACGGCCTCGTCGTCGTCGAGGCCGCCGCCCACGGCACGCCGTCCGTCCTCGTGGCGGACGAGGGCAATGCCGCCACGGAGCTCATCGAACCCGGGGTGAACGGCTACATCGCGGCATCGGTCGAACCGGGTACCCTCGGGGAGGCGATCGTCCGCGCCGTGCGGCAGGGCGACGAGCTCCGGCGCACCACCCGCGCCTGGTACGAAGAGGCCGTGGAAGACCGAACGATCGCGCGCACGGTCGACGCGATCCTCGACGCGATACAACGACCCCATACATCACGCCGGCGCGCGCGCCGCGCAGGAAAGGACCCCGATGGACGGTCTTCCTGA